From a single Tachypleus tridentatus isolate NWPU-2018 chromosome 6, ASM421037v1, whole genome shotgun sequence genomic region:
- the LOC143254019 gene encoding regucalcin-like: protein MAVCVTSKRLSSLGEGPHWDEECKVLWHVDALAGDVCRLDVETRETEVVHLSGRVVSLVIPYSSDPDKLVVTVDREIRKLSWKNQSCELLQEVDQDKPDNHFNDGKCDRIGRLWAGTKGFEKIPTVIEPEQGTLYSLDSNLSLRKHVEKISISNGMVWNLDHTIMFYIDSLPRKIYAFDFDLTPGTLSNQRTLVDFNVVPAYEECGFPDGMTIDCEGKLWVACYDGGRVVRIDPATAQILRTVKFPAQKITSCCFGGPNYDELYVTSAWAGLSDVNKKDQPQAGAVFKVSELGVKGFPQDRFAG from the exons ATGGCGGTGTGTGTTACGTCTAAACGATTGTCCAGTCTTGGAGAAGGACCTCATTGGGATGAAGAATGTAAGGTTTTATGGCATGTAGACGCTTTAGCTGGTGACGTTTGTAGACTTGATGTAGAGACCCGAGAAACAGAAGTTGTTCACCTAA GTGGCAGGGTCGTCAGCCTCGTCATTCCTTACTCCTCAGATCCTGACAAATTAGTAGTGACTGTCGACAGAGAAATAAGAAAACTGTCTTGGAAAAACCAATCCTGTGAGTTGCTACAGGAAGTGGATCAGGACAAGCCTGACAACCATTTTAACGACGGAAAGTGCGACAGGATCGGGAGACTATGGGCAG GAACTAAAGGTTTTGAGAAAATCCCAACTGTAATCGAACCTGAACAAGGAACATTATACAGCCTTGACTCAAACCTGTCGCTCAGGAAACATGTGGAAAAAATTAGCATTTCCAATGGCATGGTGTGGAATTTGGACCACACAATCATGTTTTATATTGACTCCTTGCCTCGGAAGATCTATGCATTTGACTTTGATTTGACCCCCGGAACACTAA GTAATCAACGCACTTTGGTAGATTTCAATGTTGTTCCAGCCTACGAGGAATGTGGATTTCCTGATGGAATGACCATCGATTGTGAGGGCAAATTGTGGGTTGCATGTTATGATGGTGGGCGGGTTGTTCGTATTGATCCTGCAACAG ctcAAATTTTACGCACCGTTAAATTTCCTGCACAGAAAATAACCTCGTGTTGTTTTGGAGGGCCAAATTACGATGAGTTGTACGTCACATCCGCATGGGCTGGGTTGAGTGACGTCAATAAAAAGGACCAACCACAAGCAGGTGCGGTGTTTAAAGTGTCAGAGCTCGGTGTGAAGGGATTTCCTCAAGACCGTTTCGCTGGTTAA